A window from Hoeflea sp. IMCC20628 encodes these proteins:
- a CDS encoding FMN-binding negative transcriptional regulator: MYLPPHFAETEEAVMRALITAHPLGLLISTSPSGMLANPVPFLVSEKDGVTTLRAHVSKANEQWRHIRDGADVLVVFQGVDTYVTPSWYAAKAEHGKVVPTWNYAMVQGRGTATVQEGPDWLGQQVSKLTARHEAERPDPWKVSDAPETFVAAQLRGIVGIEISPAQLTGKWKVSQNRPEADRRGVHAGLMENDEDQMADLVALYGKLSQT, encoded by the coding sequence ATGTATCTGCCGCCACATTTTGCCGAAACCGAAGAGGCCGTCATGCGGGCGCTGATCACCGCGCATCCGCTCGGCCTGCTGATCTCGACCTCGCCGTCCGGCATGCTGGCAAACCCGGTGCCGTTCCTGGTCTCTGAAAAAGACGGCGTCACCACGCTTCGCGCCCATGTCTCCAAGGCCAATGAGCAATGGCGGCACATCAGGGACGGCGCCGATGTGCTGGTGGTGTTCCAAGGTGTCGATACCTATGTGACGCCGTCCTGGTATGCGGCCAAGGCCGAGCATGGCAAGGTGGTGCCGACCTGGAACTATGCCATGGTTCAAGGACGCGGCACGGCCACAGTGCAAGAGGGACCGGACTGGCTCGGCCAGCAGGTGTCCAAACTGACCGCGCGTCACGAGGCAGAGCGCCCAGACCCCTGGAAGGTCAGTGACGCACCGGAGACATTCGTGGCAGCGCAGTTGCGCGGCATTGTCGGCATCGAGATCAGCCCCGCGCAGTTGACCGGCAAGTGGAAAGTCAGCCAGAACCGTCCGGAAGCCGACCGGCGCGGCGTTCATGCCGGACTGATGGAGAACGACGAGGATCAGATGGCCGATCTGGTCGCCCTCTACGGCAAACTTTCACAGACATGA
- a CDS encoding ribonuclease D: MADIRTHKGDISDAAMALYSGDIAVDTETLGLVPRRDRLCVVQLSPGDGSADVIQIAAGQTRAPNLVALLSDRTKRKLFHYGRFDIAVLFNALDVTSTPVFCTKIASRLTRTYTDRHGLKDITRELLGVELSKHQQSSDWAAETLTAAQLDYAASDVLHLHALTEKLTARLVRDGREAHAEACFKFLPTRAKLDLLGWGETDIFAHS; this comes from the coding sequence ATGGCTGATATCCGTACCCACAAGGGCGATATTTCCGACGCGGCGATGGCGCTTTACAGCGGCGACATCGCGGTTGACACCGAGACCCTTGGGCTGGTGCCGCGCCGCGACCGGCTTTGCGTCGTGCAGCTGTCGCCCGGTGACGGTTCTGCCGATGTGATCCAGATCGCTGCGGGTCAAACCCGCGCCCCCAATCTGGTGGCCCTGCTTTCCGATCGCACCAAGCGCAAGCTGTTCCACTATGGCCGTTTTGACATTGCCGTGCTGTTCAACGCGCTGGACGTGACATCAACGCCGGTGTTCTGCACCAAGATCGCCTCGCGGCTGACCCGCACCTATACCGACCGTCACGGCCTCAAGGACATCACCAGAGAGCTTCTGGGCGTCGAGCTGTCCAAGCACCAGCAATCGTCTGACTGGGCCGCAGAGACGCTGACAGCGGCACAGCTGGACTATGCGGCTTCCGATGTGCTGCATCTGCATGCACTGACCGAGAAGCTGACCGCCCGGCTGGTCCGCGACGGGCGCGAAGCCCATGCCGAGGCCTGCTTCAAATTCCTGCCCACCCGCGCCAAGCTGGACCTGCTGGGTTGGGGTGAAACCGACATTTTCGCCCATAGCTAA
- a CDS encoding M20/M25/M40 family metallo-hydrolase has protein sequence MKQLLSLMTAGFIAAGISSAAAQQGDQWIVLGSDAAGVLQGSLAAQLSGPEEPGFTSLGQRNGLTVARINSSLIGDLHTMMHENFRRCGGYTVHPSLDAALAERDNPIYQPGYVWPEGVFPAQLTEAQSVNQALAQVNRTRITSTVQTLQNLGTRYYQAAQGAQAATTVANLWTGYGAGRSDFSIERINHAWAQDSVIATIRGAVHPDEIVVIGGHLDSINGGDTNDAPGADDNASGIAVVSEVLKVLTDINFRPKRTIKFMAYAAEEVGLRGSGDIATAFEANNSTVNGVLQFDMTGFAGSSKNMYFVTDFVNPNATAFLKRLIAEYNSSGAHAITWGETQCGYACSDHASWTRKGFPSAFPFESAFADYNRTIHSPDDLITNQDSSGRHQERFAKLGVEFAIEMAKNANAPTPPTANRYNYTTLRVIGNGSTRGCGVNDWSCMTRLCKADLRDTNAWRGWAGCWREGSKFQCMFECGKVSTFH, from the coding sequence ATGAAACAGCTCCTGTCGCTCATGACCGCAGGCTTTATCGCCGCTGGCATTTCTTCGGCTGCTGCTCAGCAAGGCGATCAATGGATCGTTCTGGGCAGCGATGCCGCAGGTGTCCTGCAGGGTTCGCTCGCCGCGCAACTTTCAGGGCCTGAAGAGCCAGGGTTCACGTCGCTTGGACAGAGAAACGGTCTCACCGTGGCCCGGATCAATTCAAGCCTGATCGGCGATCTGCATACGATGATGCACGAGAATTTCCGCCGATGTGGCGGTTACACGGTTCACCCCAGCCTCGACGCCGCACTGGCCGAGCGGGACAACCCGATCTATCAGCCCGGCTATGTCTGGCCCGAGGGCGTGTTTCCAGCTCAATTGACCGAAGCGCAAAGCGTCAATCAGGCACTTGCGCAGGTCAACCGCACCCGGATCACCTCGACAGTGCAAACCTTGCAGAACCTGGGCACGCGCTATTATCAGGCAGCACAGGGCGCGCAGGCGGCAACAACGGTTGCCAATCTCTGGACAGGCTATGGTGCGGGGCGGAGCGATTTTTCCATCGAGCGGATCAATCACGCCTGGGCACAGGATTCGGTCATCGCCACAATCCGTGGTGCGGTCCATCCCGACGAAATCGTGGTCATTGGCGGGCATCTTGATTCCATCAACGGCGGCGACACCAACGACGCGCCGGGCGCCGACGACAATGCATCGGGCATCGCCGTGGTGTCGGAAGTCCTGAAGGTGCTGACCGACATCAATTTCCGGCCAAAACGCACCATCAAATTCATGGCCTATGCCGCCGAGGAAGTCGGCTTGCGCGGATCGGGCGATATCGCCACGGCATTCGAGGCCAACAACTCGACCGTCAATGGCGTTCTTCAGTTCGACATGACCGGATTTGCGGGGTCGTCGAAGAACATGTATTTCGTCACCGACTTTGTGAACCCGAATGCGACCGCGTTTCTCAAGCGGCTGATCGCCGAATACAATAGCAGTGGTGCCCACGCCATCACCTGGGGCGAAACCCAGTGCGGCTATGCCTGTTCGGACCACGCGTCGTGGACCCGCAAGGGCTTTCCATCGGCATTCCCGTTTGAATCGGCCTTTGCCGATTACAACCGTACCATTCACTCGCCGGATGATCTGATCACCAATCAGGATTCGAGCGGGCGGCATCAGGAGCGCTTCGCAAAACTCGGCGTGGAATTTGCCATTGAAATGGCCAAGAACGCCAATGCGCCAACGCCCCCCACGGCCAATCGCTATAACTATACGACACTGCGCGTCATCGGCAACGGCAGCACCAGAGGCTGTGGCGTCAATGACTGGTCCTGCATGACCAGGCTCTGCAAGGCCGATCTGCGAGACACAAATGCCTGGCGCGGCTGGGCGGGGTGCTGGCGCGAGGGCTCCAAGTTTCAGTGCATGTTCGAATGCGGAAAGGTCTCGACTTTTCACTGA
- the aroA gene encoding 3-phosphoshikimate 1-carboxyvinyltransferase, translating to MGHAAAPLRPARASTSAALRGSIRIPGDASISRHCVILGGLARGETRITGLLESADVRAACTAMQAMGATIRRDGKLWIISGVGNGCLLAPEAPLDFGHAGTVCRLIMGLVGPYDFETTFVGDVTLSRQSMGSVLDPLRQIGVQVSSEAGDLLPVTLRGPQAPASISYPVPMASAAVKSAILLAGLNTPGITSVIETVPTPDHCEKMLAGFGAELSVETGADAVRTIRLEGRSALYGQTIDVPGDPSLAAYALVAALIVPGSDITIENVLMNPARTGLILTLQEMGADIESLAPRQNGGEEVADLRVRASQLTGLTVPAERAASMIDEYPALAIAASFASGETRMPGLGDLPARQGARLTALARGLKLNGVDCSEGPDGLSVRGRPDGKGLGAVSSGMITATGLDHRIAMSFLVMGLASEHPVTIDDASSIASHFPEFMTMMAGMGAEMIEI from the coding sequence ATGGGCCACGCTGCAGCACCCCTTCGTCCAGCCCGCGCCTCAACAAGCGCCGCGCTCAGGGGCAGCATTCGCATTCCCGGCGATGCATCAATTTCCCGGCACTGTGTCATATTGGGCGGCCTCGCCCGGGGCGAAACCCGGATCACCGGCCTGCTCGAAAGCGCCGATGTACGCGCGGCCTGCACCGCGATGCAGGCCATGGGCGCCACGATCCGCCGCGATGGTAAACTGTGGATCATCAGCGGCGTCGGCAATGGTTGCCTGCTCGCACCGGAAGCACCACTTGATTTCGGCCACGCCGGCACTGTCTGCCGGCTGATCATGGGGCTTGTCGGCCCCTATGATTTCGAAACCACATTCGTCGGTGACGTGACCCTGTCGCGCCAGTCGATGGGAAGCGTTCTCGACCCGTTGCGGCAGATCGGGGTTCAGGTCAGCTCGGAAGCCGGTGACCTTTTGCCGGTGACGTTGCGCGGACCGCAGGCGCCTGCGTCGATCAGCTACCCGGTGCCGATGGCCTCGGCCGCGGTCAAATCGGCGATCCTGCTGGCAGGACTCAATACCCCCGGCATCACCAGTGTGATCGAGACTGTCCCGACGCCAGACCATTGCGAAAAAATGCTTGCCGGTTTCGGCGCGGAGCTCAGCGTTGAAACTGGAGCGGATGCTGTGCGGACCATTCGTCTCGAAGGCCGCAGCGCACTTTATGGACAGACAATCGACGTGCCCGGCGATCCATCGCTCGCGGCCTACGCGCTGGTGGCGGCGCTGATCGTGCCGGGCTCCGACATCACCATCGAAAATGTGCTGATGAACCCGGCGCGCACCGGCCTGATCCTGACGCTGCAGGAGATGGGCGCAGATATAGAGAGTCTTGCCCCGCGTCAGAACGGTGGCGAAGAGGTCGCCGATCTGCGGGTCCGCGCCTCGCAACTGACCGGCCTCACCGTGCCGGCGGAGCGTGCGGCTTCGATGATCGACGAGTATCCGGCGCTGGCCATTGCCGCGAGCTTTGCCAGCGGCGAGACCCGGATGCCGGGGCTTGGAGATTTGCCGGCCCGGCAAGGCGCCAGGCTCACCGCCCTTGCGCGCGGCCTGAAACTCAACGGCGTCGACTGTAGTGAAGGTCCCGACGGGCTGTCGGTGCGCGGCCGCCCCGATGGCAAGGGGCTGGGTGCGGTGTCCAGCGGCATGATCACCGCCACCGGGCTTGATCACCGCATCGCCATGAGCTTTCTTGTCATGGGGCTTGCCAGCGAGCATCCGGTCACCATTGATGATGCCTCGAGCATCGCCAGCCATTTTCCCGAATTCATGACCATGATGGCCGGCATGGGCGCGGAGATGATTGAGATATGA
- a CDS encoding 2-hydroxychromene-2-carboxylate isomerase, protein MTSRTIDFYYDLISPFAHVALARLNELPADVTVRPVPVLLGAILNHWGQRGPAEISAKRLHTYRQSVFLGQQHGVDIRFPPRHPFNPLKALRLLAGANADLDTVRRAFGFVFEQGRAPDTDAELAGFAETVGIPLALAGDDAAKAALRANTEQAIARGVFGVPSFVCATASGHEVFWGVDSFDMLLAWLDDDTLFAREPYRHLDDVTVGIERK, encoded by the coding sequence ATGACCTCCAGAACCATCGATTTTTACTACGACCTGATTTCGCCCTTCGCGCATGTGGCGCTGGCACGGCTGAATGAATTGCCGGCGGATGTGACGGTACGGCCGGTTCCGGTGCTGCTCGGGGCAATTCTCAATCATTGGGGCCAGCGCGGACCGGCCGAAATTTCCGCCAAGCGGCTCCACACCTACCGGCAGTCGGTGTTTTTAGGGCAACAGCATGGCGTCGATATCCGGTTTCCGCCGCGCCATCCGTTCAATCCGCTGAAAGCGCTGCGGCTGCTGGCAGGCGCCAATGCCGATCTCGACACGGTCAGGCGCGCGTTTGGCTTCGTGTTCGAACAGGGCCGGGCGCCCGATACCGATGCGGAACTGGCGGGTTTTGCCGAAACAGTCGGCATTCCGCTGGCGCTTGCCGGTGACGACGCCGCCAAGGCGGCACTGAGAGCCAACACCGAGCAGGCGATCGCCCGCGGCGTTTTCGGCGTGCCGAGCTTTGTCTGCGCCACCGCATCGGGGCATGAAGTGTTCTGGGGCGTCGATTCCTTCGACATGCTTTTGGCCTGGCTTGACGATGACACCCTGTTTGCCCGCGAACCCTACCGGCATCTCGATGATGTCACGGTGGGTATTGAGCGCAAATGA
- the rpsA gene encoding 30S ribosomal protein S1, with protein sequence MPNTESMTDEFASLFAESLATQDLAEGYVAKGIVIAIEKDVAIIDVGLKVEGRVPLKEFGAKSKDGSLKVGDEVEVYVERIENALGEAMLSREKARREESWIRLEEKFNAQERVEGVIFNQVKGGFTVDLDGAVAFLPRSQVDIRPIRDVSPLMHITQPFEILKMDKRRGNIVVSRRTVLEESRAEQRSEIVQNLEEGQTVEGMVKNITDYGAFVDLGGIDGLLHVTDMAWRRVNHPSEILSIGQTVKVQIIRINQDTHRISLGMKQLESDPWDGIGVKYPAGKRITGTVTNITDYGAFVELEPGIEGLIHVSEMSWTKKNVHPGKILSTTQEVDVVVLEVDPNKRRISLGLKQTLENPWEVFAQTHPAGTEVEGEVKNKTEFGLFIGLDGDVDGMVHLSDLDWNRPGEQVIEEFNKGDMVKAVVLDVDVDKERISLGIKQLGKDSIGDAAASGDLRKNAIVSAKVTAITDGGLEVVLVDHEDLSSFIRRSDLSRDRDEQRPERFSVGQTVDARVTNFSKKDRKVGLSIKALEIAEEKQAVAQFGSSDSGASLGDILGAALKKQNSED encoded by the coding sequence ATGCCTAACACTGAATCCATGACAGACGAATTCGCATCGCTGTTTGCCGAATCGCTTGCCACGCAGGACCTCGCCGAAGGCTATGTCGCCAAGGGTATCGTCATCGCCATCGAGAAGGACGTCGCCATCATCGACGTCGGTCTCAAGGTCGAAGGCCGCGTGCCGCTGAAGGAATTCGGCGCCAAGTCGAAGGACGGCTCGCTCAAGGTCGGCGACGAAGTCGAAGTCTATGTCGAACGCATCGAAAATGCGCTGGGCGAAGCCATGCTGTCGCGCGAAAAAGCTCGCCGCGAGGAAAGCTGGATCCGTCTCGAAGAAAAATTCAATGCGCAGGAGCGTGTTGAAGGTGTCATCTTCAACCAGGTCAAGGGCGGCTTCACCGTCGATCTGGACGGCGCCGTGGCCTTCCTGCCGCGCAGCCAGGTGGACATCCGCCCGATCCGCGACGTCTCGCCGCTGATGCACATCACGCAGCCTTTCGAAATCCTCAAGATGGACAAGCGCCGCGGCAACATCGTTGTCTCGCGCCGTACCGTTCTCGAAGAGAGCCGTGCCGAACAGCGTTCGGAAATCGTGCAGAACCTCGAAGAAGGCCAGACCGTTGAAGGCATGGTCAAGAACATCACCGATTATGGTGCGTTCGTTGATCTTGGCGGCATCGACGGCCTGCTGCACGTCACCGACATGGCATGGCGCCGCGTCAACCATCCGTCCGAGATCCTGTCGATCGGTCAGACCGTCAAGGTCCAGATCATCCGGATCAACCAGGACACACACCGCATCTCGCTGGGCATGAAGCAGCTGGAAAGCGATCCGTGGGATGGTATCGGCGTCAAGTACCCTGCCGGCAAGCGCATCACCGGTACTGTCACCAACATCACCGACTACGGCGCATTCGTCGAACTGGAGCCAGGCATCGAAGGCCTAATCCACGTTTCGGAAATGTCCTGGACCAAGAAGAACGTGCATCCCGGCAAAATCCTGTCGACAACGCAGGAAGTTGACGTGGTCGTTCTCGAAGTCGACCCGAACAAGCGCCGCATCTCGCTCGGCCTCAAGCAGACGCTTGAGAATCCTTGGGAAGTGTTCGCTCAGACCCATCCTGCCGGCACCGAAGTCGAAGGCGAAGTCAAGAACAAGACCGAATTCGGCCTGTTCATCGGCCTCGACGGCGACGTCGACGGCATGGTTCACCTCTCCGACCTCGATTGGAACCGTCCAGGCGAACAGGTCATCGAGGAGTTCAACAAGGGCGACATGGTCAAGGCCGTCGTGCTCGACGTCGATGTCGACAAGGAACGCATCTCGCTGGGCATCAAGCAGCTTGGCAAGGACTCGATCGGCGACGCCGCCGCTTCGGGCGATTTGCGCAAGAACGCTATCGTCTCTGCCAAGGTGACAGCGATCACCGACGGCGGTCTCGAAGTGGTTCTGGTTGATCACGAAGACCTGTCTTCGTTCATCCGCCGCTCGGACCTGTCGCGTGACCGTGACGAGCAGCGCCCTGAGCGTTTCTCGGTCGGCCAGACAGTCGACGCCCGCGTGACCAACTTCTCCAAGAAGGACCGCAAGGTCGGTCTGTCGATCAAGGCGCTGGAAATCGCCGAAGAGAAGCAGGCAGTCGCACAGTTCGGCTCGTCCGACTCGGGCGCTTCGCTCGGCGACATTCTGGGCGCAGCCCTGAAGAAGCAGAACAGCGAAGACTGA
- the cmk gene encoding (d)CMP kinase, with product MTEQVSQIVIAVDGPAAAGKGTLSRLLASHYRLSHLDTGLTYRATAKALLDRGLPLDDEDMAAEIARTLDLGRLDRSVLSAHEIGEAASKVAVMPKVRRALVEAQRVFAATPPGSVLDGRDIGTVVCPNALIKFYVTASPEVRARRRHDEITANGGSADLDGILADIIKRDARDAERADSPLRPASDAHLLDTTKMSIETAFEAARILVDAALEH from the coding sequence ATGACTGAACAGGTTTCGCAGATTGTCATTGCGGTCGATGGACCGGCGGCTGCCGGAAAAGGCACGCTGTCGCGTCTGCTGGCAAGCCATTACCGCCTCAGTCACCTTGATACCGGCCTGACCTATCGCGCCACCGCCAAGGCGCTGCTGGATCGCGGCCTGCCGCTCGATGACGAGGACATGGCTGCCGAGATCGCCCGCACGCTCGATCTCGGGCGTCTCGACCGTTCGGTGCTGTCAGCCCATGAGATCGGCGAGGCAGCATCAAAAGTGGCGGTGATGCCGAAAGTGCGCCGCGCCTTGGTCGAAGCCCAGCGGGTCTTTGCCGCGACACCGCCAGGTTCGGTGCTCGATGGCCGCGATATCGGCACGGTGGTGTGCCCCAATGCGCTGATCAAATTCTACGTCACGGCCAGCCCGGAAGTCCGCGCTCGCCGCCGCCACGACGAAATCACCGCAAATGGCGGCAGCGCCGATCTGGACGGGATTCTTGCCGACATCATCAAGCGGGATGCGCGCGATGCGGAGCGCGCTGATTCGCCGCTTCGCCCGGCTTCGGATGCGCACTTGCTAGATACAACCAAAATGAGTATAGAAACCGCGTTCGAAGCCGCCCGTATCCTTGTGGATGCTGCGCTCGAACATTGA
- a CDS encoding BMP family ABC transporter substrate-binding protein, which produces MKRTLLSILAMAAMSATAMAADIKPAIIYDLGGKFDKSFNEAAYGGAEKFKTETGIEYRDFEIANDAQREQALRRFAKDGNNPIVMAGFSWGSALEKIAPEYPDINFAIIDMVVDAPNVRSVVYKEQEGSYLVGVMAAKASETGTVSFIGGMDIPLIRKFACGYKGGVMATNADAKVLEAMTGPTPDAWNDPVKGGEITKSQIDQGSDVVYAAAGGTGIGVLQAAADAGKLGIGVDSNQNGLQPGKVLTSMVKRVDVAVYNAFMDAKNDSFSYGFSSLGLAEGGVDYAMDDNNAPLVSDEMKAAVETAKADIISGKVTVHDYMSDNACPY; this is translated from the coding sequence ATGAAACGCACGCTTTTGAGCATCCTCGCTATGGCCGCCATGTCCGCGACCGCCATGGCCGCCGACATCAAGCCGGCAATCATCTACGACCTCGGCGGCAAGTTCGACAAATCCTTCAACGAGGCTGCCTATGGTGGCGCCGAGAAATTCAAGACCGAAACCGGCATTGAATATCGCGATTTCGAAATTGCCAATGACGCCCAGCGCGAACAGGCGCTGCGCCGCTTTGCCAAGGACGGCAACAACCCGATCGTCATGGCCGGTTTCTCCTGGGGCTCTGCGCTCGAAAAGATCGCCCCGGAATATCCGGATATCAATTTTGCCATCATCGACATGGTGGTGGACGCGCCAAATGTGCGCTCCGTGGTCTACAAGGAACAGGAAGGCTCCTACCTGGTCGGCGTGATGGCCGCCAAGGCATCCGAGACCGGCACTGTCAGCTTCATCGGCGGCATGGACATTCCGCTGATCCGCAAGTTCGCTTGCGGCTACAAGGGCGGCGTGATGGCCACCAATGCCGACGCCAAGGTTCTTGAAGCCATGACCGGCCCGACACCGGACGCCTGGAATGATCCGGTCAAGGGTGGCGAGATCACCAAGTCGCAGATCGATCAGGGCTCCGACGTGGTCTATGCAGCAGCCGGCGGCACCGGTATCGGTGTGCTTCAGGCTGCGGCTGATGCCGGCAAGCTCGGCATCGGTGTCGATTCCAACCAGAACGGCCTGCAGCCCGGCAAGGTTCTGACCTCCATGGTCAAGCGCGTCGATGTGGCTGTCTACAATGCCTTCATGGATGCCAAGAATGACTCGTTCTCCTATGGCTTCAGCTCGCTGGGTCTCGCCGAAGGCGGCGTTGATTATGCCATGGACGACAACAATGCTCCCTTGGTCTCCGATGAGATGAAGGCCGCAGTGGAAACCGCCAAGGCCGACATCATTTCGGGCAAGGTCACGGTTCACGACTATATGTCCGACAACGCCTGCCCTTACTGA
- a CDS encoding TIGR02300 family protein, protein MAKPELGTKRVCPETGRKFYDLKKDPIVSPYTGKTYPISFFEETAKVAVMAKAKAEKKTDDDDDDDVPEVEAESADVEIVSLEEADEATKKTGKSDDTADIDDDDDVEIDDDDDDDTFLPDDDDDDDDDVKDIIGVSDDDDDQ, encoded by the coding sequence GTGGCAAAACCGGAACTTGGAACAAAACGCGTTTGCCCCGAAACCGGACGCAAATTCTACGATCTCAAAAAAGATCCAATCGTTTCGCCCTATACGGGCAAGACATATCCGATTTCATTCTTCGAGGAGACGGCAAAAGTAGCCGTCATGGCGAAGGCGAAAGCGGAAAAGAAAACCGACGACGACGATGATGATGATGTACCGGAGGTCGAGGCAGAATCGGCTGACGTGGAAATCGTTTCGCTTGAGGAAGCCGACGAGGCGACCAAGAAGACCGGCAAGTCTGATGATACTGCCGACATCGACGACGACGATGATGTTGAAATCGACGATGACGACGATGACGACACATTTCTTCCCGATGACGATGATGACGATGACGACGACGTCAAGGATATCATCGGCGTCAGTGACGATGACGACGATCAGTAA